In the Harmonia axyridis chromosome 3, icHarAxyr1.1, whole genome shotgun sequence genome, one interval contains:
- the LOC123675035 gene encoding facilitated trehalose transporter Tret1-like isoform X1: MPLQNVFARFFGSHYTLFIVLTSNLSIFVNGMTMAWSSPVLVKLSMKDDNPLGKPITSQQSDLIGSLLFFSAAAAPLLFMRSSEILGRKQTIVLCLLPSLLGNGILVFARRVELYYLARILNGLTIGPVYGLVQSYLSEIIFSVKKRGPYLAINSPAIQAGILFAYIIGPYVPIAIFNAVIFFLTFLTVILITYGCPESPYFVLKSKDKKASLNILKQLDAKDVEKELMQIEEDLLKETQTSIFAVFKSKENMKPFVMATLLQGLQQFSGIGILMAYSQQIFMSSSEILPSEQCSILVGIIQLLSATTSTITSKKFPRKSLLIVSLLGSGFFDLILGLYFFFAKSLIGFNWIPLVALVLFVIFYNSGLDPIPWIFLGEVFPSHLKSVGTSAVVIINWILFSISTFAFTKFDVYFLFLAYSVSCFLGVFYVKIFLTETKDKTLREIQMELEK; the protein is encoded by the coding sequence CAAACCTATCGATATTTGTTAATGGAATGACAATGGCATGGTCCTCACCTGTTTTAGTGAAACTCAGCATGAAAGATGATAATCCTCTAGGAAAACCAATAACTTCACAACAGAGTGATCTCATAGGATCTCTTCTATTTTTCTCTGCAGCAGCTGCACCCCTTCTGTTTATGAGAAGCTCCGAAATCTTAGGAAGAAAACAGACAATAGTTTTATGCCTCCTTCCATCTCTATTGGGTAATGGGATTCTAGTGTTCGCCAGAAGAGTGGAGCTGTATTATTTAGCCAGGATATTGAACGGTTTAACTATTGGACCTGTCTATGGATTAGTACAATCCTATCTAtcggaaattattttttcagtgaaaaaaaGAGGACCATATCTTGCAATAAACTCACCAGCCATACAGGCAGGTATACTGTTCGCTTATATTATTGGTCCGTATGTCCCTATCGCTATATTTAACGCAGTCATATTCTTTTTAACCTTCTTAACTGTTATTTTGATTACTTATGGATGCCCCGAGAGCCCATATTTTGTGTTGAAATCCAAGGACAAGAAAGCCTCATTGAATATATTGAAGCAATTGGATGCAAAAGATGTGGAAAAGGAACTTATGCAAATCGAAGAGGATTTGCTTAAAGAGACACAAACTTCGATTTTTGCCGTGTTCAAATCAAAAGAGAACATGAAACCCTTCGTCATGGCGACTTTGTTACAAGGTTTGCAGCAATTTTCAGGTATAGGTATTTTGATGGCTTACAGTCAACAGATTTTCATGAGTAGTAGCGAAATATTGCCCTCGGAACAGTGTTCGATACTGGTGGGAATCATTCAACTTTTGTCGGCTACCACTTCAactatcacatcaaaaaaatttccaagaaaatctTTATTGATAGTGTCATTGTTGGGATCAGGTTTTTTTGATTTGATCCTCGGCCTATACTTTTTCTTTGCGAAAAGTTTAATTGGTTTTAACTGGATACCACTAGTTGCTTTGGtattatttgtaattttttataactcagGATTGGATCCTATCCCTTGGATATTTTTAGGGGAGGTATTTCCTTCTCATTTGAAATCTGTTGGAACTTCTGCCGTAGTTATTATTAATTggatattattttctatttcaacGTTTGCATTCACTAAATTTGATgtctattttttatttcttgcttATTCAGTGAGCTGTTTCTTAGGAGTTTTCTAtgttaaaatatttttaactgaAACCAAAGACAAGACTTTGAGAGAAATTCAAATGGAATTGGAGAAATAA
- the LOC123675035 gene encoding facilitated trehalose transporter Tret1-like isoform X2, which translates to MPLQNVFARFFGSHYTLFIVLTSNLSIFVNGMTMAWSSPVLVKLSMKDDNPLGKPITSQQSDLIGSLLFFSAAAAPLLFMRSSEILGRKQTIVLCLLPSLLGNGILVFARRVELYYLARILNGLTIGPVYGLVQSYLSEIIFSVKKRGPYLAINSPAIQAGILFAYIIGPYVPIAIFNAVIFFLTFLTVILITYGCPESPYFVLKSKDKKASLNILKQLDAKDVEKELMQIEEDLLKETQTSIFAVFKSKENMKPFVMATLLQGLQQFSGIGILMAYSQQIFMSSSEILPSEQCSILVGIIQLLSATTSTITSKKFPRKSLLIVSLLGSGFFDLILGLYFFFAKSLIGFNWIPLVALVLFVIFYNSGLDPIPWIFLGEVFPSHLKSVGTSAVVIINWILFSISTFAFTKFDVYFLFLAYSVSCFLGVFYVKIFLTETKDKTLREIQMELEK; encoded by the exons CAAACCTATCGATATTTGTTAATGGAATGACAATGGCATGGTCCTCACCTGTTTTAGTGAAACTCAGCATGAAAGATGATAATCCTCTAGGAAAACCAATAACTTCACAACAGAGTGATCTCATAG GATCTCTTCTATTTTTCTCTGCAGCAGCTGCACCCCTTCTGTTTATGAGAAGCTCCGAAATCTTAGGAAGAAAACAGACAATAGTTTTATGCCTCCTTCCATCTCTATTGGGTAATGGGATTCTAGTGTTCGCCAGAAGAGTGGAGCTGTATTATTTAGCCAGGATATTGAACGGTTTAACTATTGGACCTGTCTATGGATTAGTACAATCCTATCTAtcggaaattattttttcagtgaaaaaaaGAGGACCATATCTTGCAATAAACTCACCAGCCATACAGGCAGGTATACTGTTCGCTTATATTATTGGTCCGTATGTCCCTATCGCTATATTTAACGCAGTCATATTCTTTTTAACCTTCTTAACTGTTATTTTGATTACTTATGGATGCCCCGAGAGCCCATATTTTGTGTTGAAATCCAAGGACAAGAAAGCCTCATTGAATATATTGAAGCAATTGGATGCAAAAGATGTGGAAAAGGAACTTATGCAAATCGAAGAGGATTTGCTTAAAGAGACACAAACTTCGATTTTTGCCGTGTTCAAATCAAAAGAGAACATGAAACCCTTCGTCATGGCGACTTTGTTACAAGGTTTGCAGCAATTTTCAGGTATAGGTATTTTGATGGCTTACAGTCAACAGATTTTCATGAGTAGTAGCGAAATATTGCCCTCGGAACAGTGTTCGATACTGGTGGGAATCATTCAACTTTTGTCGGCTACCACTTCAactatcacatcaaaaaaatttccaagaaaatctTTATTGATAGTGTCATTGTTGGGATCAGGTTTTTTTGATTTGATCCTCGGCCTATACTTTTTCTTTGCGAAAAGTTTAATTGGTTTTAACTGGATACCACTAGTTGCTTTGGtattatttgtaattttttataactcagGATTGGATCCTATCCCTTGGATATTTTTAGGGGAGGTATTTCCTTCTCATTTGAAATCTGTTGGAACTTCTGCCGTAGTTATTATTAATTggatattattttctatttcaacGTTTGCATTCACTAAATTTGATgtctattttttatttcttgcttATTCAGTGAGCTGTTTCTTAGGAGTTTTCTAtgttaaaatatttttaactgaAACCAAAGACAAGACTTTGAGAGAAATTCAAATGGAATTGGAGAAATAA